The genomic interval CATTGCTTTCTAAATGTTCAGGGAATTTgccatatatattttgatgtaaattttgtgttttttttgttttgtttccttttgaTAAAAAATATGCCGAAAACTTGTGCaactaaacaaattcaatgacATATAACTCAAGGCACACAGATTATCTACCACAATAATTAACCCATAAATCTGTCACAAGATTGTCGACAAGTCCTCGCCGTGCCGCATTCAGCAAAAATTGCTTACACACCTTTTGTGCTGTATTTGCAGCATTTTGCCACAACCTTTTGCAACTCTTGTGGCAACATTTCATTCATTACAAAGTGGGCGTGGGAATCTCAGAATGTATGACGCTACTTTTAACCTCAGACGCAcactaaaaaagaaacagaaggtgttttttttttattgtttaccCAGGAAACATTGCAAAAGATAAGTGAAAAAGATTATATATGCATTGTAGTTTAATTTACCGCCAACATGAGAAGATGgagaaatgcaacaaaaaagaaaccgaAACTCAGTGACAGAAATGGCACAGAAATTTACGTGCAGACACGTCAAACGTAACGGAACCGGAAACGGAAACACCCATttaaaaagtatgcaaaagaaaaaggaaaaataaatcACGAAGGCGTTCATTTTTGGCAACCGACCTCAGGCCAGAGTCAAAGAGAACTAAGGCGATGAGCACAATGTTTCGggtcaaacaaaaaacatttatcCTTTCCATCTTCCCCCTCTTTTAGAGTCACtagaaaattggttttttataGTTCAAGATTTTTAAAGTGTAAATTGAGCTAGTACTTGAAGAAATTGAGCTACACAAAGAATGAAATACtaaattggtttttgataaataaaataagCATCGAAGGATGTGGCATTCTGGTAAAATTTGGTTGTTCATGCGTTCCTTTggatatttaaaaacaaactgagGGATCCATGTGACTATTTTCATCTTCAAATCTCAGTTTAGaacataaaaatttttgaattaagtTCCAAATTTTTAAAGCGAATCACTTAGAGCTCTTTTATGGCCAAAAACTTTTCgatatttttggtttgtatTTCCCTTTTCACAAAAGAATAAGTGTaggaatttgttttatttaatatattgatTTGTAGTATATTATTATAGTTTATTTTAactaaaaactatttatttgattattttaattagatttagttAGAAATTAGTTGTCTTTACTgctttgcgtcgtttcgtCTTTTGTCTTTTTGCAACTGCTTTCGCTCGTCTCCTCGGTTCGACTGCTTCGTCTTTAACTCAATTCGCACCGCTCAGCAGAGTTGCCAGACCAAATCCCACATTAAATAGCCAAACTTTTGCGCCCATTTCATGACcgaagtttaaatttttcaaaagatcTGTTCAATTACTGCCATCGTAGCAACCGGGTTGTTTCTTATGTCATTCGAAAAATTGATATACCTTAGTGAAAACTCTACACATTCAGTCTGATTCAAGTGTTCTGTAGGAGAACACATAAGAAAAACagtaaattcaaaattaaaaaaaaaaatcctttgGCATTCAAACATTTCAGTTTTAGATTAAGTGCAAAAAGTGGTTTTTAtacttttataaaaaaaaaaacaagtcaaaaatgtaagcaaaaaaaaatttatttatttgtgaATTATCcttaaattaacttttttagTGAGCTCAGATTTGTTTATCCCATATAAATCAAGTAATCAACGCACGGTCCGGAGCGGTCCACAAAGAAGTGAGTATATTTCTGGACTTTAAACAATGTCCAATAATTGCAACATGCAATTATTATAGGATCCACAGAGCAGATTAGATTGAGTTGAGCAAATGAAAACCAGAGAACTACCTACACATGGAACCACAAACTGAAAGCCACAATAAAGGACACGGAGGATTACTAATGGAATATACGGTGGAGAGGGGATTTGTCTATCCTTTTTTGCAATCAACGGATCTCGGAATAGTCCAGCAAAAGAGATTTTTCTTGACAAGAATGGTCTGGCACAAACTAGATTTCTAGATTTCTTTTCGACCAATAAAAATTTTCagtgtaattaaattttacttttacttgcTAAAATGCTTGGTACCCTGGGAAGTATACCTGTAAGTACTTGTGTAGGAAAATAATGCATTTGCCGTGCTGTCAAAAACATTCCAGCTCATGGGTATACAAAAGGAGTGTCGGCTCTAACCCAGTCTTGAGTAGACACTTAAGTTGTAGTAACCGATTCATGTGAATGTTGAACAAATGACTTTTAGTGAACAATGCAAATAATTGTCAAACCTAACAACGGCAAAATAcagaacaaaaagaaaaaacctaAACCAAAGAGGGGAGAACTCTGGTGGAGCGCTCGATGCACTGAAAGTAAGCGTATGCATTGTAAAAAGCTCTGAAAAGGAGCAGAAAGCAGGTGCAGGGTTTTCCTCTGCTGATTGTCTCAAGACTGAAGCGTTGCTTTAATCGAGCACAAATACGAGTGCAggacagaaaaaaagaagcttTTGCTTGCCTGCCATGTCAAAAGAGGAGGATTTCGCTTATCCCCACCATTTGCCCTAACCTCTGTCATTGGCTTTTCACCTTTGAATGAGCGCCAAGTTGCAATCGCCCTTCGCACTCTTATCCCTACATCCCACAACCCACTCCCTTCCAATTAACAATGAAAGTcaacaaatttgatttgacATTTCCTACAGGGCCCGCCTACAGTACTCGCAAAGGACCCGTACtatttcctttctttttcatttttctttagcTTTCCCCTTCTCTGCTCATATCGTTCTacttgtattttttgtttttttatttgcgctgattttgcacatttttgccattttattattttattattatgccTGACAAAATGTCACACATCTTGCTTTTTTAATGAGCAGGGCGTTCTCATGTCTCCTTTGTCATTTGAAAGGAGAGTTTGAATAGTGTGAAAAACAGGTCTCTTGCCTGGTACCAACGGCAACTAGAAGCTTTAATTCATTAATTCAATGGCATATTCTGAGATACTTTTATGCTTGTTTTGTCCAGAATTATCTTCAAGTGTCATTTGCGCAAATTCTACTTTTCCATTAAGTCCCACGAATAAACGCTATCGTGGCCTTCAGTAGTATTAAAACTGAATCAAAGATATATGTTCtttataatcaaaaatttgtttgagcggggcttcaggtcaatcttactgatttatttgtaagactttaaatcataggcagcacaaaaggtgagcaggttgtctgtatagctatttcaagaaccaccaagttctatcatcagcagacttcgctaaagaatccacaattgtaatggccataccatatcttcaacacttcgccattacaattgtggattctgaACTCTGATTTTACAATTTCAAGAGATCAAGGAATTTAAAGGTTATTTGTTTTAGCCATTCTGGATATAGAACATAATTTTTTAACCATTGTaaaaacacattttcaaataattGCACGAGAAGACCTGTATAGTTATAGAAATCCTTCTTTGACGCTATAACTTCAGCTACTCATTGTACACTACTCAGTTAATTGCATTATGCACACGTTTTTTCAAACGTTTTATTTAAACCGGTATTGTGTTCATTGTGACGCTTACTTAAAACCGGTATTGTGTTCACTGTGAAATTGAGGTTAAAGTTATTCATTTCCTAACAATTTAATTGGAAACCATTAAATCAATCACGAGTATTGtgcaaatttttattcaaCTTTAACAGGAGGCATTTGTTCTTAAAAAGGTATGTTGAACTGTGTAAATTATGTGCATCGTGCATTTGAGGTTAAATTCATCAGTCTGTCCGTAGTCCAAAATGCGGAGAGCACGACGTGCAAACATCGACCGCCGCAGTAGGCATGCAAGCCAGCAACAAATGTATTCACAGAAGAGAGAAAATGGGAAAAGTAAAAATGACCGATTGAGACAAAGCGTGAGCACCCGAAGAGCTCCGCTGCAGCCGGATCAGAACTAGAAGCTAGAATTCAACAAATTCGGTTATGAGGCAAATTCAAGATTAGATTAAAGGGAAGAGTTCAAACCGAATTCTGAATTCCATCGGGGAGCTGTATGGGAAGAGCAGACAGAGTTTAAGCAGGAACCAGCATGGCAAAATACGCCAGAGTTTGAGGAGAGGCTAGATCTTAGCACCGGGTTGAAGGAAGAATTCTATTGGGAACAAAGAGAAGAATCTGAATTGCATCGAGAACATGAGTGGGAGAAGGAGACAGAGTTTAAGCAGGAACCACCGTTGGAGGAAGAGCCAGAATGGAGCAGGCATCAAAGTTTTTTCACGAACCAGAGTGGGAGGATTCGACAGAGCTTGAGGAGAAGACAGATGTGGAGtacaaaataattttccaGGATGAGATAGAAGTAAAACAAGAGTTTTAGCGGATGCAGGTACTTTTTAATAAGTGTTTTAATCATTTAACTTAAATATTGTAACGTGTTTTGCCTTTGTGGAACAAAATAACGCCACCCGTGGCCGAGCGGTTGGTTTACGGTTGGGCGTTCGATCGTCAGGCCTAAGATAACTAAGCAGAATCGCAAAGAAAACAGAGAtagtttcttttgtttattcaATCTCTTTATTTTCCTTGTCTTGGCGGCAGCGAAAACTTTCAAGAACTTCTTCTCTTTTTCCCTATCTTCCTCTCTTCGTTAAGTTGGCCGCGCTAGCTCAAAAAAACTAGTCCGCCCTGTGGCGCCGTTATTAGTGTGCCCAGCCGTAGAGAATGGGACCGCTTCTTAAGGGGACAGTTTGCGTTTGCCTACTACCCTACTTACATTACGCCCTCCTTAGACTCGAGGCTCCTGCCCGAGTACCAAGTCGTTGCGAGGATCGGGACGGTAAACAGCCAAACGGTTCACATGCACGGTTCTGGTAACTCTTTTTTCAGGGGGTCGATTTTCGTAGACAAGATCCGAAATCCGACGTACTATTGTAGCGGGCCCAATCCAATCGCATTGTAGCTTTGGGCAACGGCCTACTCTTCGGCTAGGTGAATAGAGCCATACTTCGTCGCCGGGGCAGAATTCCTGAGGGTGCGATCGTAGATCGTAGCGGATTTTGTTAGTCTGGGCAGCTGTTAGCAGTTGGCGGCGAGCGTTCGCATTTACCAGCTTAGCCAAGAATTCCGGCACCTCCGTTGGGACAGGAGCTGGTGTTCCAAATAATAAATCGTTGGGCAGCCTAAGTTCTCTTCCAAACGTTAGCCTTGCGGGCGAATAACCGGAGCTTTCAAGAACCGCTGACCTGTAGGCCAATAACGCCATGGGCAGCAGCTCATTCCAATCATGCTGGCTAGTAGATACAAACTTTGCCAAGTAATCTAGCAACGTGCGATTGAAGCGTTCCACCATGCCGTCTGACTGTGGATGCAGCGGCGTGGTACGTGTCTTTTCAACAGTCATCAGCCGCATACAGGCCTGGAAGACGCCAGCTTCGAAGTTGCGTCCTTGATCAGAGTGTAAGACGAATGGAACGCCGAATCGACGGAAGACTTCTTGTACCAATGCTCGAGCTACGGTTTCGGCTGTCTGGTCCGGTATGGCTGCACATTCCGGCCACTTGGTAAAATAATCCATAACGACTGCGACGTAACGGTTCCCACGAGGCGTAGTTGGTAGAGGGCCTAGAATGTCAATCGCTAGACGATCGAACGGAAAACAATACAATGTAAGCTGTCCTTAGCATTTGGTACAGGTGAATACGTAGCTTGGATAGGATTCCCCGTCCCACGTCGGCCATTTAGGATAGCAGCATCTTTCCTGTTTATTTCAGGGGGGCATTTAGCGCATATATTTGTTGGGACGGCGGCCAAGGGTTCACGAAACAATCGCGCCAATACGGTTTCTTCGTTCAAGCCAGTGTTCTCGCTTCCAACCGCGGGCTCTGTCCATAGTGACTCGTGCAACGGCGTGGTTGGATGCACATTCCGGCCACGTGGTAAAATAATCCATAACGACCGCGACGTAACGGTTCCCACGAGGCGTAGTTGGTAGAGAGCCTAGAATGTCAATCGCTAGACGATCGCACGGGGCTCCCATTAGGCTTGGTTGCAGGCGACCGACGGTTCTTCGAGGTGGTCCTTTGTGTGCGTGCCGGGGTGCGCACCAGAGGGTTATATCGGCACTTTGGCCGATCCAGTAAAATCGTTTCTTCGCTTTGGCTAAAGTCTTCTTAGCACTGAAGTGACCTCCGGATGGAGAGTCGTGCACGCCTCGAATGGCAGCATCTACCAGTAAGCGGGGCATAAGGGCTACCGGTATATTCTCCGAGTTTTTTTATGATAATCACTCCTATTTCATCAAAGGCTAATCGGTCGTAGAGATGCCACAAAGCTCTAATTTCTGGCTCTCGCCCCACAATGTTGTTTTAGGCGGTCGTTCGGACTTGTTCATCCAATCGCGCACCTTACCGAGGGCCTGGTCCGCATCTTGCTCCTTGCACAGGTCGGGTAACAGGACTTGGGTAAACAACACGGCCACTCCATTTTTCCGTTCGACTCTTTCGCATGTGGGACAGTCGCTACAAGGTCGGCGAGAGAGGCTGTCAGCGTTACCATGTTGTGTACCACTTCGGTGCTGAATCTGCATGTCGTACTGTTGCAGACGTTCTATCCAACGTGCCATCTGCCCTTCTGGTTCTTTAAAGTTGTACAGCCACTGTAAAGATGCATGGTCAGTCCGTACGAAAAACGGACGGCCATACAAATAATGATGAAAGTGTTTAGTGGCACGGACTACGGCGAGGAGCTCTCGACGTGTTACACAATAGTTACGTTCTACTGGTTGGAAACATTTACTATAATACTCGATTTTGTCCATCTTGTAGTTGATGGAGCGCCGCTCCCGCCCCAGAATTCGAGGCTTCCGTGTCTAGAATAAATTGACCGGTGTCATTAGGAAACGCCAAGACGGGGGCTGTCGTTAGACACTGCTTCAAGGTGTCAAAGGAGTGACTGCAGTGAGTGTCCCATTCAAAGCGTCGAAGTTTCCCAGTCAG from Drosophila willistoni isolate 14030-0811.24 unplaced genomic scaffold, UCI_dwil_1.1 Seg691, whole genome shotgun sequence carries:
- the LOC124461845 gene encoding uncharacterized protein LOC124461845; this translates as MDYFTKWPECAAIPDQTAETVARALVQEVFRRFGVPFVLHSDQGRNFEAGVFQACMRLMTVEKTRTTPLHPQSDGMVERFNRTLLDYLAKFVSTSQHDWNELLPMALLAYRSAVLESSGYSPARLTFGRELRLPNDLLFGTPAPVPTEVPEFLAKLVNANARRQLLTAAQTNKIRYDLRSHPQEFCPGDEVWLYSPSRRVGRCPKLQCDWIGPATIVRRISDLVYENRPPEKRVTRTVHVNRLAVYRPDPRNDLVLGQEPRV